From a region of the Narcine bancroftii isolate sNarBan1 chromosome 5, sNarBan1.hap1, whole genome shotgun sequence genome:
- the LOC138765034 gene encoding troponin I, slow skeletal muscle-like, translating into MLKSMLLARAKEELEEEMMERSEEKERFLGERVPPVRMAGLPFSQLQELCRELHDKVHIVDEERYDIEAKVQHNKREIQDLTLKVLDLRGKFKRPTLRRVRVSADAMLRALLGSKHKVSMDLRANLKSVKKEDSEKERPVGVSDWRKNVEAMSGMEGRKKMFDAAKAPSGQ; encoded by the exons ATGCTTAAG AGCATGCTGCTGGCAAGAGCTaaagaagaattggaagaagaAATGATGGAAAGAAGTGAGGAAAAAGAAAGATTTCTTGGAGAGCGGGTCCCACCCGTAAGGATGGCAGGACTGCCCTTCAGCCAGCTAcag GAACTGTGCCGTGAACTTCATGACAAAGTACATATCGTGGATGAAGAGCGATATGATATTGAAGCTAAAGTACAACATAACAAGAGAGAG ATTCAGGACCTGACTCTGAAAGTTTTAGATCTCAGAGGAAAGTTTAAACGGCCAACCCTTCGTCGGGTTCGTGTCTCCGCTGATGCGATGTTGAGGGCTTTGCTGGGATCCAAGCACAAAGTATCAATGGATCTCAGAGCCAACCTGAAATCCGtcaaaaaggaagattcagaaaaG GAACGCCCAGTTGGAGTCAGTGATTGGCGCAAAAATGTGGAAGCAATGTCTGGAATGGAAGGCAGAAAGAAGATGTTTGATGCTGCTAAAGCTCCGTCTGGACA ATGA